The genomic DNA TAATATTTTTCGCTCAGTGAGGAATGTATTAATACACTGAATTGTTGATACTGCTGAGCGCTAGCTACAGAGTCGAAGAGGACAAGGGCACCGCACCGCGAGCAGGAGTCGTTGACACTCTCTACCGACGGTTTTTGGGCGTACGATCCGCTTGCAGACGACGACGCATTCATCCGCGAATACGTCGTCCACGGCGACGGCGAATACGCGGCCGACGAGGTACACGTCAATACCTGCGAGAGCCACGCGTCGCGGGTGCGACTGTGGCTCTCGCCCCATCGAGGCGTCTCCAAGGACAAGTTGACACAGTATCTCAGAGCGTTCCAATCCGGCGAGAACTATACAGAAAACCAGGGCGAGACGCACTCAAACACGCTATCCGAGCGACGCTCTGAAATCAACAATGTGCTACGCAAGAGCGTTTCTGGAAAACGGAACCCACACCGACTGCCCCAGCCGGGACAAGCGAGTTCTCCGCGTGACGGGCTGGTGCTTTCCTCGGCAGATAGCAAACTGTTGAATAAAAAGTCAGAGGGAATATACAACATATTTATCTGTTGTACTCCGCATAGCTTGACCCAGAAACTGGGCCGTAACCTGAACGCCACTCCGCGTCGATCATCGAGTCACTCACTGCCGGCAGCCACTGCCTGCGCCGAATCCGTCGGCTCGTCGACTTCCAGCGGCCGGAAGCCGGACACGGGCGGATTTCGGATCTACTCTGACAGACGAGAGGTGGGAACACGAGCGGGTTGCTGCCCTCGCCCAGACGATACCTTGGAGGAGATATGAAAGATAGATTATCACGTCAGAGCGAAGAGAGCGATAGTCCAGTCCGACTGACAGTCGAAAACGTCGGCGGTATCACCGACGTCGACCTCGCGATCACAGATGGGGTGACGCTGCTGTCAGGACGCAACGCGTCGAACAAATCATCGCTGTTGCGTGCGCTAGCGGGCGTACTCGGTGGCCCCGTGCCGCCACTAAAGAACGATGCCGAGAGCGGGATGGTCCGATTGACGGTCGACGACACAGAATACGAACTGGAACTGGAACGCCGGAACGGCCAGACTGTCGCGACCAACAGCGACGTGTACACGTCTTCTGCTGTGCTCTGTGAACTGTTCGTTGCACTCACCGAGACCAATCCGATCCGCCGGGCCATCCTCGCCGGGGACGACCTCTACGACCTCCTGATGCGCCCGGTCGACACGGCCGCGATCAGAGCCGAGATCTCCCGCCTCCGTGACCGCAAGGACGCGCTCGACGACCGCCTCGCGGAACTCGACTCGATGGAGAGTCGTCTCCCCGGAATCCGGTCGCGCCGAGAGACACTGCGGGACCGGAAGGCGGAACTGGAGACGGAGCTCCGTTCGAAGCGAAACGAGGTCGAAGAGCTGGAAGCCGAGGCAGACGACGTCACCGACGATCTCAAGGACAAGCGCGAGAAGCGAAACGAGGTCCGTTCCCACGTCAGGGCCCAAGAGGACGCGATCGAATCGCTGGAGTCGGAACTCGACGAGGTCACGACGAAACTCTCGGAGCAACAGCCGACCTCGGACGGGACGTCCGTCGAGGAGATAACGACGGAACTGGACCGCCTCCATCAGCAGAAACAGGACCTCACGTCCAAAATCAACGCTCTCAGTTCGATCGTCGAGATGAACGCCCAGTTGCTCGACGACGAGGCCGACATCCCCGACTCGATGACCGAGGACGACGTGACCGCCAAACTGAACCCCGAATCCCGGCAGGTCAACTGCTGGACGTGCGGGAGTACTGTCGACGAGGCACAGATTTCAGAGCAGGTCGAGACTATCGAGAGCATCGTCGTCGCAAACCGGGACCAGCGGGACACGGTAACCAGCCGCATCCAGTCACTGACCGAGCAGCGCCGAGAACTGGAGAGCCGCGCTGAGCAAACCGAACGGCTCCAACAGCGCCAGGAGGATATCTCCGCGGAACTCGACCGACGCCGAGAGAAAGTCGAGACCCTTCAGTCGGACCTGCGATCCCTGGAGTCGGACATCGAAGAGCTCCAGCGGGCGACCACGGACGACCCGGACGAGGAGGCGCGGCTACAGGGCCTCTACGACGATATCAGTGACCTCGAGTACGAGCGTGGCCGCGTGGCCAGCGACCTCGAATCCGTCGACGCGGAGATCGACGAGATAGAGTCCGAAATCGCCGCTCGGGGAGATATCGAGGCAGAGCGCGAGTCGGTCGCGACCGAGCTGCGTGACCAGCGCGACCGAATCGAAAGCATCGAGCAGGACCTCGTGAGCACGTTCAACGAGATGATGCAAGAGGTCCTCGACGCGCTGGGCTACGACTCCGTAGAACGGATCTGGCTAGAGCGCCGGGCCGAGGGGAACGGCCGGCTCTCCGAGTCGGCGTTCGAGCTCCACATCGTCAGGGCGAACGAGGAGGGCGAAGTCTACGACGACACGGTCGACAGTCTGAGCAAGAGCGAGCGGGAAGTCATCGGACTCGTCGTCGCGCTGGCAGGCTACCTCGTTCACGACGCGGGCGAGGCCGTCCCGTTCCTCGTCGTCGACGCCGTCGAGATGTTCGACGCCGAACGCATCGACGGGCTGATGGAGCTGTTCGACGCACACGCCGACTACGTCGTCGCCGCTGTTCTCCCGGAGGAAGCGTACGAACTCGAGGACGCCTACGACACCGTCTCGACGCGGTCGTTCACTGGCACACCCTGAGTGTCACTCTTCCGTACAGGAACAATGCCCCTCCGTGAGGAGGGTCGAGAACGTGTACTCGTCGTTACACTCCGAACACGCCACCCTGACACTCACGGTCACAGAGGGGGCAGCGATCGCTAACGTATCCTGTCTGCAGAGCCGTTCGATGGTCCGCAACGTGACCGATTCGATGCGTGAGACGAGCTTGTGTACCGTGTTTCGCGCCTGGGCGACAGTGAGAGTGCTTTCGCGCGTGGTCTGGATGCCGAGACAGTCGTTGAGGTGGGTCCGAACTGTCTGATAGCTCACGAAGTCGTCAGTCACGGAGTCGGGGTCGACGCCGTTCCGACGGAGCCTGGACTCCGCGTCGACCCGTTTCCCGGCCGTGACTTCGTCATCGGTCAGAAGCCGATACAGATTCGACGATTCGCCGTCGATGGTCTCCATCCCCGCCGACGCCATCGCGGTTCGCAGCACCGCCTGGTTGAAATACCGCTCCAGGTCTCGCAGACTCTCGCCGTCAGCCCACCGGGTCTGGAGGCGTTCTTCGATGTCGGTGAGCCCCCGTGCCTCGGTCACCCTGTCGATTTTGCACCCGCCGTCCGACGTTCCTTGCATCGCTTCGGGGGTACGGTGGCAGCATATTTAATTTCGGGTTCTGGAGTTGACGGTCGTGTGGTTCTGTTAGGTCCGCGGTAGTCATATCCGGAGTGTTGTCTGTGGTCCCCAGTAGCGGTTGTCCCGAACAGGTTCGGGTTACGCCGTCGACAGGTCGCTGACGACCTCTCGCCGGACGTGCTCTTTGACTATCGCTTCCTCGGCCCGATGGAGGGTGTTAGAACAGGTGGACTTCGCGACGCCGATGCGGTCGGCGAGTTCGGTCAGCGAACACTGCCGGGGCGTGTCGTAGTATCCCGCTGCGACTGCCGCCTCGACGACCTCCCGCTGGCGGTCGGTCAGTAACCGTTCCCGGGCCGTCTCCTGACGGATGTATTCCACCGAAAAGGGAATGCCGAACTCGTCCAGTTGCGTCCCCAGCTCCGAGAGCTGTTCCGTCGGGGCCGTCACTTCCCACGTTACCTCGCCGTCCCTGATATCGAACGGCATCTCCAGGGGCACGCTGGACCCGCGGGCCGGCAAGAGCAGGAGTGGGTTCGAAGTCTCGAACTGAACCAGCGCTTCGCCGTCCCCGCGCTGGAGCACTTCGATTTCCGTGACGTCGTCTTCGGCTCGCATCGCGGCGACGACGGAATCGGTGGTCTGCCCGGCTATCTCTATCAGCCCGACCCCCGACAGGCCGTCCGGGATAGCCGCGAGGACTCGGATCTGTGTCTCGGGATGGCTCCGAGTGAGCTCTCCCAGCCATATCTCCTCCGGAACCGTGAGCCTGAGTTTCGCGCTCGGCATGCGTGGCCGTGTTCGGTCCCCGGTACCGTCAGTGTTCCCGAACATGTTCGCCAGTACTGGCTTAGCCGTCCGGAACATTAGTCTATAGTGACAATTGGAACGATTCACACACCGACCGCACTGTCGTCGTGCGGTCGGGTGTGCATTGGCTACTATAGGAGAGGCAGCTACGCTCACCCATGGAAACCGTCACAGTGACAGAGACCGTCGACGCCGACATCGACGAGCTCCGAGACGCGATGACCGACGTCGGCACGTTCATGCGCGCCGCCGAGTTCGACGACGTGGGCGTCGACGGCGATGTCGTCCGAATCACCAACCACGTCGGGCTCGCGACCATCGAACTGGAGCTGGAGCTCTTCGAGGACAGCGACGCCGTTCTCGCCTACGAACAGCGCGACGGCATCTTCGACGAGATGGTGACCCGGTACACGTTGACCGAGACCGCCAGTGGGGTCGAAGTCGAGGCCACCACGGAGTTCGCGGTTCAGGCGCGGCTCGTCGGGCCCGTCCTCGACGCCACCGTCGTCTCGCGCCAGCGCCGACGGGAACTGCGGGCGCAGTTCGACTAC from Halomicroarcula saliterrae includes the following:
- a CDS encoding archaea-specific SMC-related protein, producing the protein MKDRLSRQSEESDSPVRLTVENVGGITDVDLAITDGVTLLSGRNASNKSSLLRALAGVLGGPVPPLKNDAESGMVRLTVDDTEYELELERRNGQTVATNSDVYTSSAVLCELFVALTETNPIRRAILAGDDLYDLLMRPVDTAAIRAEISRLRDRKDALDDRLAELDSMESRLPGIRSRRETLRDRKAELETELRSKRNEVEELEAEADDVTDDLKDKREKRNEVRSHVRAQEDAIESLESELDEVTTKLSEQQPTSDGTSVEEITTELDRLHQQKQDLTSKINALSSIVEMNAQLLDDEADIPDSMTEDDVTAKLNPESRQVNCWTCGSTVDEAQISEQVETIESIVVANRDQRDTVTSRIQSLTEQRRELESRAEQTERLQQRQEDISAELDRRREKVETLQSDLRSLESDIEELQRATTDDPDEEARLQGLYDDISDLEYERGRVASDLESVDAEIDEIESEIAARGDIEAERESVATELRDQRDRIESIEQDLVSTFNEMMQEVLDALGYDSVERIWLERRAEGNGRLSESAFELHIVRANEEGEVYDDTVDSLSKSEREVIGLVVALAGYLVHDAGEAVPFLVVDAVEMFDAERIDGLMELFDAHADYVVAAVLPEEAYELEDAYDTVSTRSFTGTP
- the rdfA gene encoding rod-determining factor RdfA yields the protein MQGTSDGGCKIDRVTEARGLTDIEERLQTRWADGESLRDLERYFNQAVLRTAMASAGMETIDGESSNLYRLLTDDEVTAGKRVDAESRLRRNGVDPDSVTDDFVSYQTVRTHLNDCLGIQTTRESTLTVAQARNTVHKLVSRIESVTLRTIERLCRQDTLAIAAPSVTVSVRVACSECNDEYTFSTLLTEGHCSCTEE
- a CDS encoding helix-turn-helix domain-containing protein, whose amino-acid sequence is MPSAKLRLTVPEEIWLGELTRSHPETQIRVLAAIPDGLSGVGLIEIAGQTTDSVVAAMRAEDDVTEIEVLQRGDGEALVQFETSNPLLLLPARGSSVPLEMPFDIRDGEVTWEVTAPTEQLSELGTQLDEFGIPFSVEYIRQETARERLLTDRQREVVEAAVAAGYYDTPRQCSLTELADRIGVAKSTCSNTLHRAEEAIVKEHVRREVVSDLSTA
- a CDS encoding SRPBCC family protein, with amino-acid sequence METVTVTETVDADIDELRDAMTDVGTFMRAAEFDDVGVDGDVVRITNHVGLATIELELELFEDSDAVLAYEQRDGIFDEMVTRYTLTETASGVEVEATTEFAVQARLVGPVLDATVVSRQRRRELRAQFDYLATLAE